A window from Citrus sinensis cultivar Valencia sweet orange chromosome 5, DVS_A1.0, whole genome shotgun sequence encodes these proteins:
- the LOC102610977 gene encoding pentatricopeptide repeat-containing protein At5g42310, chloroplastic — protein MILLPPQPLSVRFPAIHSACPITRHHVIFQPAFSVSTITGITTATASGESSFSSSSFTSKQNDTEEEEEDDDDVLSLQKQRYDFTPLLNFLSENSNSESASALASSPSSLNRVEFKLAESYRAVPAPLWHSLLKNLCSSNSSIDLAYAVVSWLQKHNLCYSYELLYSILIHALGRSEKLYEAFLLSQRQRLTPLTYNALISACARNDDLEKALNLMSKMRQDGYHCDFINYSLVIQSLTRTNKIDSSLLHKLYKEIECDKIELDGQLLNDVIVGFAKAGDASKAMRFLGMAQGVGLSPKTATYAAVITALSNSGRTIEAEAVFEELKESGLKPRTKAFNALLKGYVKMGYLKDAEFVVSEMERSGVLPDEHTYSLLIDAYANAGRWESARIVLKEMEVSHAKPNSFIYSRILAGYRDRGEWQRTFQVLKEMKSSGVEPDTHFYNVMIDTFGKYNCLHHAMAAFDRMLSEGIEPDTITWNTLIDCHFKCGRYDRAEELFEEMQERGYFPCTTTYNIMINLLGEQERWEDVKRLLGNMRAQGLLPNVVTYTTLVDIYGQSGRFDDAIECLEVMKAAGLKPSSTMYNALINAYARRGLSDQAVNAFRVMRTDGLKPSNLALNSLINAFGEDQRDAEAFAVLQYMKENGLKPDVVTYTTLMKALIRVDKFHKVPAVYEEMILSGCTPDRKARAMLRSALRYMKQTLKT, from the exons atgattctttTGCCTCCACAGCCTCTATCAGTTCGCTTCCCTGCAATTCATTCCGCTTGTCCAATCACACGCCACCACGTCATTTTTCAGCCTGCGTTTTCCGTTTCAACCATCACCGGCATAACCACCGCCACAGCTTCTGGAGAATCATCTTTTTCATCCTCTTCTTTTACTTCAAAACAAAACGACaccgaagaagaagaagaagacgacGACGACGTTTTATCCCTACAAAAGCAGCGTTACGATTTCACTCCGCTTCTCAATTTTTTATCAGAAAATAGTAACTCTGAATCAGCTTCAGCTTTAGCTTCATCACCGAGTTCTCTTAATCGCGTTGAGTTCAAACTCGCTGAGTCATACCGAGCTGTGCCTGCTCCACTCTGGCACtcacttttaaaaaatctctGCTCCTCGAATTCCTCCATTGATTTAGCATACGCTGTCGTTTCGTGGCTGCAAAAGCACAACCTCTGTTACTCCTACGAGCTTCTTTACTCAATCCTTATCCACGCGCTTGGGCGGTCGGAGAAGTTATACGAGGCGTTTCTGCTCTCTCAAAGGCAAAGGTTAACTCCGCTAACGTACAACGCGCTTATTAGCGCATGTGCTCGCAACGACGACCTCGAAAAAGCCCTGAATTTGATGTCGAAAATGCGGCAAGACGGCTACCATtgtgattttataaattacagTTTGGTTATTCAATCGCTCACGAGAACTAACAAGATTGATTCTTCACTTTTGCACAAGCTTTATAAAGAAATTGAGTGTGATAAGATTGAGCTTGATGGGCAGTTGCTAAATGATGTAATTGTAGGTTTTGCAAAAGCTGGTGATGCAAGCAAAGCTATGAGGTTTCTAGGAATGGCTCAAGGGGTCGGATTGAGTCCCAAAACGGCCACGTATGCGGCAGTTATAACTGCATTGAGTAATTCTGGTAGGACGATAGAGGCAGAGGCTGTTTTCGAGGAATTGAAAGAAAGTGGATTGAAACCTAGGACTAAAGCTTTTAATGCTCTTTTAAAAGGGTATGTGAAAATGGGTTATTTGAAAGATGCTGAATTTGTAGTATCTGAAATGGAGAGAAGTGGAGTGTTACCTGATGAACATACTTATAGTCTTTTAATTGATGCTTATGCGAATGCGGGTAGATGGGAAAGTGCAAGAATTGTGTTGAAGGAAATGGAAGTTAGTCATGCAAAgcctaattcttttatttatagtaGAATTTTAGCAGGGTATCGGGATAGAGGAGAATGGCAAAGAACCTTTCAAGTTCTGAAGGAGATGAAGAGTAGCGGAGTAGAACCTGATACACATTTTTATAATGTCATGATAGATACTTTTGGTAAATATAATTGTCTTCATCATGCTATGGCTGCATTTGATAGGATGTTATCGGAGGGAATTGAGCCTGACACCATTACGTGGAACACACTTATAGATTGCCATTTCAAGTGTGGAAGATATGATAGAGCAGAGGAACTGTTCGAGGAAATGCAGGAGAGGGGATACTTTCCTTGTACTACgacatataatattatgattaatttgttAGGGGAGCAAGAGAGATGGGAGGATGTAAAGAGATTGTTGGGGAATATGCGAGCTCAAGGATTATTGCCTAATGTTGTAACATATACGACTCTTGTGGATATTTATGGACAATCAGGGAGATTTGATGATGCAATAGAGTGCCTGGAGGTGATGAAAGCTGCAGGGTTGAAACCCTCATCTACCATGTacaatgccttaataaatgcCTATGCACGAAGG GGTTTGTCAGATCAAGCAGTAAATGCATTTAGGGTCATGAGAACAGATGGCCTAAAGCCTAGCAATTTAGCTCTCAATTCATTAATCAATGCATTTGGCGAGGATCAAAGGGATGCTGAAGCATTTGCTGTGTTGCAGTATATGAAGGAAAAC GGCTTGAAGCCAGATGTGGTTACGTATACCACACTTATGAAAGCTTTGATTCGTGTTGATAAGTTTCATAAG GTTCCAGCTGTGTATGAAGAAATGATCTTGTCTGGGTGCACTCCAGATAGGAAAGCCAGAGCAATGTTAAGGTCTGCTTTGAGATACATGAAACAGACACTGAAAACATAG
- the LOC102611465 gene encoding uncharacterized protein LOC102611465 isoform X1 → MAMIRRRSLSLYYIPLSIFAACLPIFVNCDDNLNRTSSTPINRDLYHSSGDLMEMIKNLVHRHPDKLSMETIEAGNKGYNAEIRVVTYCHRRKDSDDRSKIRILLSFGQHGRELITTELALRILSILSEEQFLPNTNPVSLNSTLDELVIKVVPMENLNGRKLVEEGDLCERRNGRGVDLNRNWSVDWGKKEKDYDPYEENPGTAPFSEPESQIMRKLALSFDPHIWVNVHSGMEALFMPYDHKNTTPDGLPSQRMRRLLEQLNKIHCQKRCMIGSGGGSVGYLAHGTATDYMFNVVRVPMSFTFEIYGDSAASSKDCFKMFNPTDHSTFNRVLNDWSAAFLTIFKFGPHYLDELRAKASAANGDKRVSIDEYLDGYLMQRTQKDGKKLEVLDIGMQEIRTYFRLFLLSSVLLMFMFCSRISKNKYSRPTTPCEC, encoded by the exons ATGGCCATGATACGACGCCGTAGCCTTTCTCTGTACTATATTCCCCTTTCCATTTTCGCTGCTTGTCTGCCAATTTTCGTTAATTGCGATGATAATCTCAACCGAACATCTTCTACCCCCATTAATCGCGATCTCTATCATTccag TGGCGATTTGAtggaaatgataaaaaatttggtaCATAGGCACCCGGACAAACTCAGT ATGGAGACAATCGAAGCGGGAAACAAAGGCTATAATGCAGAGATCAGAGTTGTTACTTATTGCCATAGAAGGAAAGACAGTGATGACCGGtcaaagattcggatccttCTT AGTTTTGGGCAGCATGGTAGGGAGCTTATTACAACGGAACTTGCCTTGAGGATCTTGTCAATCTTAAGTGAAGAGCAGTTTCTACCTAACACGAATCCAGTTTCTCTAAACAGTACCCTTGACGAGCTTGTTATTAAG GTGGTGCCAATGGAAAACTTAAATGGCCGGAAACTTGTTGAAGAAGGAGATCTTTGTGAACGGAGGAATG GCAGAGGAGTTGATCTGAACCGCAACTGGAGCGTAGATTGGGGCAAAAAGGAGAAG GATTATGATCCTTATGAAGAAAATCCTGGAACTGCTCCTTTCAGTGAGCCTGAAAGTCAAATAATGCGGAAACTTGCCTTATCATTTGATCCTCACATATGGGTTAATGTACACTCTGGAATGGAG GCACTATTTATGCCATACGACCACAAAAATACGACACCTGATGGATTACCTTCACAGCGGATGAGAAGATTGCTTGAACAACTCAATAAAATTCACTGCCAGAAGCGTTGCATGATCGGATCAGGAGGAGGCTCTGTTGG GTATCTGGCTCACGGGACAGCAACGGATTATATGTTCAATGTTGTGAGGGTTCCCATGTCTTTTACCTTTGAG ATCTATGGAGATAGTGCAGCCTCATCAAAGGACTGCTTTAAAATGTTCAATCCTACTGACCACTCAACCTTCAAT AGAGTTCTTAATGATTGGTCAGCTGCATTCTTAACGATTTTCAAATTTGGACCACATTACTTAGATGAACTCCGGGCAAAGGCCTCTGCAGCCAATGGGGACAAGCGGGTATCTATCGATGAATATCTTGATGGATACTTAATGCAAAGAACACAGAAAGATGGGAAGAAATTGGAGGTGCTTGATATTGGAATGCAGGAGATTAGAACATATTTCAGGCTATTCTTGTTGTCATCAGttttattaatgtttatgttttgttctagaatttcaaagaaCAAGTATAGTAGACCCACCACCCCCTGTGAATGCTAA
- the LOC102611465 gene encoding uncharacterized protein LOC102611465 isoform X2 has product MAMIRRRSLSLYYIPLSIFAACLPIFVNCDDNLNRTSSTPINRDLYHSSGDLMEMIKNLVHRHPDKLSMETIEAGNKGYNAEIRVVTYCHRRKDSDDRSKIRILLSFGQHGRELITTELALRILSILSEEQFLPNTNPVSLNSTLDELVIKVVPMENLNGRKLVEEGDLCERRNGRGVDLNRNWSVDWGKKEKDYDPYEENPGTAPFSEPESQIMRKLALSFDPHIWVNVHSGMEALFMPYDHKNTTPDGLPSQRMRRLLEQLNKIHCQKRCMIGSGGGSVGYLAHGTATDYMFNVVRVPMSFTFEIYGDSAASSKDCFKMFNPTDHSTFNMNSGQRPLQPMGTSGYLSMNILMDT; this is encoded by the exons ATGGCCATGATACGACGCCGTAGCCTTTCTCTGTACTATATTCCCCTTTCCATTTTCGCTGCTTGTCTGCCAATTTTCGTTAATTGCGATGATAATCTCAACCGAACATCTTCTACCCCCATTAATCGCGATCTCTATCATTccag TGGCGATTTGAtggaaatgataaaaaatttggtaCATAGGCACCCGGACAAACTCAGT ATGGAGACAATCGAAGCGGGAAACAAAGGCTATAATGCAGAGATCAGAGTTGTTACTTATTGCCATAGAAGGAAAGACAGTGATGACCGGtcaaagattcggatccttCTT AGTTTTGGGCAGCATGGTAGGGAGCTTATTACAACGGAACTTGCCTTGAGGATCTTGTCAATCTTAAGTGAAGAGCAGTTTCTACCTAACACGAATCCAGTTTCTCTAAACAGTACCCTTGACGAGCTTGTTATTAAG GTGGTGCCAATGGAAAACTTAAATGGCCGGAAACTTGTTGAAGAAGGAGATCTTTGTGAACGGAGGAATG GCAGAGGAGTTGATCTGAACCGCAACTGGAGCGTAGATTGGGGCAAAAAGGAGAAG GATTATGATCCTTATGAAGAAAATCCTGGAACTGCTCCTTTCAGTGAGCCTGAAAGTCAAATAATGCGGAAACTTGCCTTATCATTTGATCCTCACATATGGGTTAATGTACACTCTGGAATGGAG GCACTATTTATGCCATACGACCACAAAAATACGACACCTGATGGATTACCTTCACAGCGGATGAGAAGATTGCTTGAACAACTCAATAAAATTCACTGCCAGAAGCGTTGCATGATCGGATCAGGAGGAGGCTCTGTTGG GTATCTGGCTCACGGGACAGCAACGGATTATATGTTCAATGTTGTGAGGGTTCCCATGTCTTTTACCTTTGAG ATCTATGGAGATAGTGCAGCCTCATCAAAGGACTGCTTTAAAATGTTCAATCCTACTGACCACTCAACCTTCAAT ATGAACTCCGGGCAAAGGCCTCTGCAGCCAATGGGGACAAGCGGGTATCTATCGATGAATATCTTGATGGATACTTAA
- the LOC102611960 gene encoding stemmadenine O-acetyltransferase-like — MKIEVQIISKEDIKPSSPTPPHLKTFKFSLLDQFIPSPYAPIILFYPNDCMTLAEIPKRLALLKRSLSETLTRFYPLAGKIKDDLSIECNDDGAYFVEAQVNCRLDEFLTKPDLLLLHRFLPCELMKELTAVTYLTNIQVNVFDCGGIAIGICISHKMLDGAALSTFLRAWSATARGCEEVIYPNFAAPSLFPANDLWLRDTSMVMWGSLFKKGKCITKRFVFDASAIAALKVVATSSKIKCPTPPTRVEAVSAFIWKCIMAASKEKHGYQTRRPCVLTHLVNLRRRMTPPLSDNCTGNLLWMAAAKCMTPDKPELHDLVGELKDAISKLDGEFVKKLSSDEGNSLMCESLKQIGELCSKDEVDHVGFSSWCNFGFYEIDFGRGKPVWVSSYGLSGSPVMNLVILVETRYGDGIEAWMTLDEQDMSNLECSSEYIKFASMDPSPLTFIGHSASSS, encoded by the coding sequence atgaaaatagaagTGCAAATCATTTCCAAAGAAGACATAAAACCATCTTCCCCAACACCCCCGCACCTTAAAACcttcaaattttctcttttggaTCAGTTCATTCCTTCTCCATACGCTCCgattattctcttttatccCAATGATTGCATGACTCTTGCTGAAATTCCCAAAAGATTAGCTTTGCTAAAGAGGTCTTTATCAGAAACTTTAACTCGCTTCTACCCTCTAGctggaaaaattaaagatgacCTTTCCATCGAGTGCAATGATGATGGGGCTTATTTTGTAGAGGCTCAAGTTAACTGTCGTCTTGATGAGTTCCTTACAAAGCCTGATCTTTTGTTATTGCATCGATTCCTTCCTTGCGAACTCATGAAGGAATTAACTGCAGTAACATACCTGACTAACATTCAAGTCAATGTTTTTGATTGTGGCGGTATCGCCATCGGCATATGCATTTCGCACAAGATGCTTGATGGTGCAGCGCTAAGCACCTTCCTCCGGGCCTGGAGTGCCACAGCTCGGGGCTGCGAGGAAGTAATATATCCAAATTTCGCTGCTCCTTCACTCTTCCCTGCAAACGATCTGTGGCTTAGAGATACATCAATGGTGATGTGGGGTTCCTTGTTCAAGAAAGGCAAGTGTATTACTAAAAGATTCGTGTTTGATGCTTCAGCAATAGCTGCACTCAAAGTGGTAGCAActagttcaaaaattaaatgtccTACTCCTCCTACACGAGTTGAGGCAGTTTCTGCCTTCATATGGAAGTGCATCATGGCTGCGTCCAAAGAAAAACATGGCTATCAAACTCGAAGGCCGTGTGTGTTAACCCACTTAGTGAATCTGCGTCGAAGAATGACGCCGCCACTATCAGATAACTGCACAGGAAATCTGCTCTGGATGGCAGCTGCTAAATGCATGACTCCGGACAAGCCAGAGTTGCATGATCTGGTGGGCGAGTTGAAGGATGCAATATCAAAACTCGATGGTGAATTTGTTAAGAAGCTAAGCAGTGATGAAGGGAATTCGTTGATGTGTGAGTCTCTCAAACAGATAGGCGAGCTATGCTCCAAAGATGAAGTGGATCATGTTGGATTCAGCAGCTGGTGCAATTTTGGTTTCTATGAAATTGACTTTGGCCGGGGCAAGCCTGTTTGGGTTAGCAGTTATGGTTTAAGTGGTTCACCAGTTATGAATCTTGTCATCTTGGTTGAAACAAGGTATGGTGATGGCATAGAAGCTTGGATGACCTTGGATGAGCAAGACATGTCTAATTTGGAATGCAGCTCAGAGTACATCAAATTTGCTTCAATGGATCCAAGTCCTTTGACGTTCATTGGTCATTCTGCTTCAAGTTCATAA
- the LOC102612257 gene encoding probable flavin-containing monooxygenase 1, with protein MGKGEGCQITLDQQLSLSCFTVFSSGPKMERKIAIIGAGVSGLLACKYTLENGFKPIVFEARSGIGGVWSQTIESTKLQTPKSFYQFSDFAWPNSVTETFPDHNKVMEYLQAYAAHFNLFPSIKFDTKVTSIDRLVPSDEDEHSWDLWGGTGKPFSSSGKWNVTVQEARNVSSATEAYQVDFVILCIGRYSDLPNTPDFPMNKGPEVFDGKVLHSMNDDLAAELINGKRVTVIGFQKSAVDVAAEVANRNGVRYPCTLLFKTVHWMVPDYFLWSTFRSLNRWTELIIHKPGEGFFSWLLALSLSPLLWLSSKVVESCLKWTFPLKKYNMIPGHSFLNQISSCMFTVLPRNFYDRVQGGGLSLMKSRSFTFCKNGLVIDGETTPLVTDIVIFATGYKSDEKLKNIFKSTYFQKQITGSSAPLYREGIHPQIPQLAILGYADSPSILRTTEMRSKCLAHFLAGNSNLPTIKEMEHNVMNWEKSMRLYAGESYRRSCVSVLLQKYSNDQLCKDMGCNSKKEKMVFG; from the exons ATGGGAAAAGGAGAAGGCTGCCAAATTACACTAGACCAACAGTTATCGCTTTCTTGCTTCACCGTCTTCTCTTCTGGACCAAAAATGGAGCGGAAGATTGCAATCATCGGCGCCGGAGTTAGTGGATTGCTTGCATGCAAATACACTTTGGAAAATGGTTTTAAACCCATTGTATTTGAGGCCAGGAGCGGCATAGGGGGAGTGTGGAGCCAAACCATCGAATCTACTAAGCTCCAAACGCCCAAGAGTTTTTACCAGTTCTCGGATTTTGCATGGCCAAATTCAGTGACCGAGACTTTTCCGGATCACAACAAAGTAATGGAGTACCTCCAAGCATATGCTGCTCACTTCAACCTCTTCCCCTCGATCAAATTTGACACAAAAGTCACTAGCATCGACCGCCTTGTACCATCTGATGAAGATGAGCATTCTTGGGACTTGTGGGGAGGCACCGGGAAGCCTTTTTCATCTTCAGGGAAATGGAATGTGACCGTACAGGAAGCTCGGAATGTATCGTCTGCAACTGAA GCTTACCAAGTAGATTTTGTGATCCTCTGCATTGGAAGGTACAGTGACTTGCCTAACACACCGGATTTTCCAATGAACAAAGGCCCTGAAGTGTTTGACGGCAAGGTCTTACATTCAATGAATGATGATCTCGCTGCTGAACTCATCAATGGAAAGCGGGTCACAGTCATTGGATTCCAAAAATCAGCTGTGGATGTGGCAGCAGAGGTTGCTAATAGAAATG GGGTGAGATACCCGTGTACTCTGCTATTCAAGACAGTGCATTGGATGGTTCCTGATTACTTTCTTTGGTCAACTTTTCGAAGTTTAAATCGCTGGACAGAGTTAATAATCCATAAGCCTGGTGAAGGATTCTTTTCTTGGCTTTTAGCCCTTTCACTTTCACCCCTG CTTTGGCTATCTTCAAAAGTGGTGGAGAGCTGTCTCAAATGGACTTTTCCGTTGAAGAAATATAACATGATTCCAGGTCATAGCTTCCTTAATCAGATTTCTTCATGCATGTTCACAGTTTTGCCACGTAACTTCTATGACAGAGTCCAAGGAGGTGGCCTCAGCTTAATGAAATCTAGAAGCTTTACTTTTTGCAAAAATGGGTTGGTTATAGATGGTGAGACAACTCCACTGGTGACGGACATTGTTATATTTGCAACTGGATATAAAAGTGATGAAAAactcaaaaacattttcaaatcAACCTACTTCCAAAAACAGATAACTGGATCATCAGCTCCATTGTACAG GGAGGGCATTCATCCTCAAATCCCCCAGCTAGCAATACTTGGATATGCAGATAGTCCTTCAATTTTACGCACAACAGAGATGAGAAGCAAGTGCCTGGCACATTTTCTTGCTGGGAATTCTAATTTACCAACCATAAAAGAGATGGAACATAACGTGATGAATTGGGAAAAAAGCATGCGGCTTTATGCCGGTGAGAGCTACAGAAGATCTTGTGTCAGTGTTTTGCTGCAAAAATACTCCAATGATCAGTTGTGCAAGGACATGGGATGCAACTCCAAGAAGGAAAAAATGGTTTTTGGCTGA
- the LOC102612557 gene encoding butanoate--CoA ligase AAE1, whose product MEGMIRCSANYVPLTPISFLERSAVVYRDRPSVVYGDVQYTWKETHQRCVKLASGLAHLGISPGDVVAALAPNVPAMYELHFGVPMAGAVLCTLNTRHDSAMVSVLLRHSEAKIIFVDYQLLPIAQGAFEILSKTSAKLPLLVLVPECGEPVSTVASSSGNLEYESLLAIGKLREVRRPKDECDPIALNYTSGTTSSPKGVICSHRGAYLNSLAAALFNEMGLMPTYLWCVPMFHCNGWCLTWAVAAQGGTNVCQRTVNAKEIFDNITRHKVTHFGGAPTVLNMIANAPPSVRKPLPGKVAVMTGAAPPPPQVLYKMEELGFTLTHAYGLTETYGPGTVCVWKPDWNSLPREEQAKIKARQGVPHLGLDEIDIKDPVTMKSVPSDAKTIGEVMFRGNTVMNGYLKNLKATQDAFDGGWFRSGDLGVRHPDGYIELKDRSKDIIISGGENISTIEVESVLFSHPSVLEAAVVGRPDDHWGETPCAFVKLKDGCVANGEEIINYCRDRLPHYMAPRTVVFEDLPKTSTGKTQKYVLREKAKAMGSISKKGTSKL is encoded by the exons ATGGAGGGTATGATCCGATGCTCCGCGAACTACGTACCTTTAACTCCCATAAGTTTCTTGGAGCGCTCGGCGGTTGTTTACAGAGACAGGCCCTCTGTTGTCTATGGTGATGTTCAGTACACGTGGAAAGAGACCCATCAAAGGTGTGTCAAGCTCGCTTCTGGGCTCGCCCACTTGGGAATTTCTCCAGGAGATGTT GTTGCTGCATTGGCTCCAAATGTTCCTGCAATGTATGAGTTACATTTTGGTGTTCCAATGGCTGGAGCGGTTCTTTGTACACTTAATACACGTCATGATTCAGCTATGGTGTCAGTGTTACTGAGACATTCAGAagccaaaatcatttttgtagATTACCAGCTTCTACCTATTGCTCAAGGAGCATTTGAAATTCTATCAAAGACTTCAGCCAAGCTGCCTCTTCTAGTCCTGGTTCCAGAGTGTGGAGAACCGGTTTCCACAGTTGCTTCGAGTTCTGGAAATTTAGAGTATGAGAGTCTTTTAGCTATCGGGAAACTGCGAGAAGTAAGACGTCCAAAAGATGAATGTGATCCTATCGCGCTTAATTATACTTCGGGCACGACTTCAAGCCCGAAAGGTGTTATTTGTAGTCACAGAGGGGCCTATCTGAACTCTCTGGCTGCAGCTCTGTTCAATGAGATGGGCTTAATGCCTACTTATCTGTGGTGTGTCCCCATGTTTCACTGTAATGGATGGTGCCTGACGTGGGCTGTGGCTGCTCAGGGTGGCACTAATGTCTGCCAAAGGACTGTCAATGCAAAagaaatatttgataatattactCGACACAAGGTGACCCACTTCGGAGGTGCACCCACAGTTTTGAACATGATAGCCAATGCACCGCCAAGTGTTCGAAAACCGCTTCCGGGGAAGGTGGCAGTGATGACTGGAGCCGCCCCACCACCCCCACAAGTGCTTTACAAAATGGAGGAACTAGGATTTACACTGACTCACGCGTATGGTCTGACAGAAACCTATGGGCCTGGGACAGTTTGTGTTTGGAAACCCGATTGGAATTCATTGCCTCGAGAAGAACAGGCAAAGATCAAGGCCCGTCAAGGTGTGCCCCATCTTGGCCTGGACGAAATTGATATTAAAGATCCTGTAACCATGAAGAGTGTGCCATCCGATGCAAAAACCATTGGTGAGGTCATGTTCAGAGGTAACACTGTGATGAATggctatttgaaaaatttgaagGCAACACAGGATGCATTTGATGGTGGATGGTTTCGCAGTGGGGACTTGGGAGTTAGACACCCTGATGGTTACATAGAACTAAAGGACCGATCAAAGGACATCATTATTTCTGGGGGAGAAAACATTAGCACGATTGAGGTGGAGTCGGTGCTTTTTAGTCATCCATCTGTGCTTGAAGCAGCTGTTGTCGGAAGACCTGATGACCACTGGGGGGAGACACCTTGTGCATTTGTGAAGTTGAAGGATGGATGTGTTGCTAATGGTGAAGAAATTATCAATTACTGCCGGGATCGCCTGCCTCATTATATGGCTCCTCGCACTGTTGTTTTTGAAGATCTGCCGAAGACTTCAACTGGAAAGACGCAAAAATATGTCCTAAGGGAGAAGGCGAAGGCCATGGGAAGCATTTCAAAGAAAGGAACCAGCAAATTGTAA
- the LOC102613254 gene encoding uncharacterized protein LOC102613254, which translates to MSKMRTDRKPPLAKSPIRTRPRRVLRSNSTTLQTPPGSLTKSQKPIRSWDMEETDFRAEYRSISCELRALARMVQDEFGTNETNKGGIGKSLCANSSPLFERGRFYEEYAARRNERLKRKKSEACSGEKTPYNLGVTVEPAKRRDSKKLESLRKSVIAAYSVERNEPRYMLRSMSKENKKPPLPLNSSAMATTEKKTVSRRAGKI; encoded by the exons ATGTCTAAGATGAGAACTGACCGGAAACCACCGCTGGCTAAATCGCCGATTCGAACCCGGCCGCGTCGTGTCCTCCGATCAAACTCAACTACTCTCCAAACCCCTCCag GTTCTTTAACGAAATCCCAGAAGCCGATTCGTTCATGGGACATGGAGGAGACGGATTTTCGAGCCGAATACCGTTCAATTTCTTGTGAGTTAAGGGCTTTGGCAAGGATGGTGCAAGACGAATTTGGGACGAATGAGACTAATAAAGGTGGTATTGGTAAAAGTTTATGTGCTAATTCGAGTCCTCTATTTGAAAGGGGAAGGTTTTACGAAGAGTACGCAGCGAGAAGAAACGAGAGgctgaagagaaagaaaagtgAAGCTTGCAGTGGAGAAAAGACCCCGTATAATCTTGGAGTTACTGTTGAGCCTGCGAAGAGAAGGGACTCGAAGAAGCTTGAGAGTTTGAGGAAGTCGGTTATTGCTGCTTATTCAGTTGAAAGGAATGAGCCGAGGTATATGCTTAGGAGCATGAGCAAGGAGAACAAGAAACCTCCTCTGCCTCTCAATTCATCTGCAATGGCTACTACTGAAAAGAAGACCGTGTCTCGCAGAGCTGGAAAGatatga
- the LOC102612860 gene encoding dolichol-phosphate mannosyltransferase subunit 1 → MEETNKNKNKYSIIIPTYNERLNIALIVYLIFKHLRDVDFEIIVVDDGSPDGTQEVVKQLQQLYGEDRILLRPRPKKLGLGTAYIHGLKHASGSFVVIMDADLSHHPKYLPSFIKKQLETGASIVTGTRYVRSGGVHGWNLMRKLTSRGANVLAQTLLWPGVSDLTGSFRLYKKSVLEDVISSCVSKGYVFQMEMIVRACRKGYHIEEVPITFVDRVFGSSKLGGSEIVEYLKGLLYLLITT, encoded by the exons ATGGAAGAGACgaacaagaacaagaacaaaTACAGTATAATTATACCAACATACAACGAACGACTCAACATTGCTCTGATCGTTTACCTCATCTTCAAGCATCTTCG GGATgtagattttgaaataatCGTGGTGGATGATGGAAGTCCTGATGGTACACAAGAAGTTGTAAAACAACTGCAGCAATTATACGGAGAAGATCGAATT CTGTTGAGACCTAGACCGAAGAAGCTTGGATTAG GAACTGCTTACATTCATGGTTTGAAACATGCATCGGGCAGTTTTGTTGTGATTATGGATGCTGATTTATCCCACCAT CCAAAGTACTTGCCGAGCTTCATAAA GAAACAGTTGGAGACAGGTGCAAGTATTGTAACTGGAACCCGGTACGTTAGAAGTGGTGGTGTGCATGGGTGGAATCTTATGCGCAAACTGACTAGTAGAGGAGCCAATGTCCTTGCTCAAACACTTTTATGGCCTGGTGTATCAGATCTCACTGGTTCTTTCCG GCTTTATAAGAAATCAGTGCTTGAAGATGTCATTAGTTCCTGTGTGAGTAAGGGATATGTCTTTCAAATGGAGATGATTGTTCGTGCTTGTAGAAAGGGGTACCACATTGAAGAg GTTCCAATTACATTTGTTGACAGAGTATTTGGAAGTTCAAAGCTTGGAGGATCTGAAATTGTCGAATATCTTAAAGGCCTTCTATATCTTCTCATCACAACATAA